CACCGACCGTTCCGTAGCTGTCCGTCCGGTATCCGTGCGTCATCGCACGCCCTGCCTTTCCGCCGCCCACGTCGCTCGCAGGGCTCGATTGTGCCCGCGTGCCTCGTACATGCATACGGAGGGGACGGACATTCCGCTCAGCGGTCCGGAAGGGGCGGATTCCCGACCCGGTCCGGCCGCGCCCGGCGGGCGGGACCGGGGCTCAGTCCTGGACGTCGATCGGCACCCGGTTGGTCTCGACCCCGGCCGCCGTCACCACCTGCACGTCGAGCCGCCCCGGCTCCACGTCCACCGGCACGGGAACGGTGAGCACGGTGTCCGACGGGTTCTGGAAACCGCCGGGGACCGGTACGAGCGGGACATGGATGTGGACGGGCCCGATCCGTACGACCATGCCGGCCAGCCGGTCCGGGGTGCCCGCGCCCGGCGGCACGAAGCCGGTCCCCCGGATCTCGATGTCGTCGCCGGTCCGGATCGGCGCGTCCAGGTCCCCGGCCTCCCGGGCCCGCACGACGGACAGCACGACGGGCGGACCGCCCTCGGCCCACTTCGCGGCGAAGTACGTCGCGGCCGAGACCAGCACCAGCAGGGCGAGGGCCCACGGCAGATCGGGCAGCTGCTCGGGGCGGCGGGCCAGCCGTACGCCCGAGAAGAGCACGGCGACGGCCGTCACCAGCGTGTACTGGACGTCGGCGAAGCTGCCGCGCCCGCCGTCGTCGCAGAGCAGGTCGGCGAGACGGGGGCGCGCCGCCCGCACCTTCTGGAGGCGTCGGTCACCCACCCGTACCCCCACCAGGCGGCGTACGACGACGGCGATCGCGCACACCACGGCCAGCACGGTCAGCATGCCCGCGCCACGCGCGATTTCGAGTCCGGCGATCAGCTCGTCGCGCGACTCGTGGTCGGACGCCCCCGCCAGCTGGAGCGCCAGCACCAGGACGGCGAAGACGAACAGCAGCACCCAGGCGGAGGCGACCGTACGGGAGGTGGACAGCCGGTTGTCCTCGCCGATGAGCGGGGCGAGGAGACCGCCGCGCGCACGGTGCAGGGTGGCGGCGGCGCTGAGCAGTCCGGCCACGACGAGGGCGGAGACCAGGCCCGCCGTACGGGCGACGCTCCAGCCCGCGCCGATGGCGGTGGCCGCCTGCACCAGCGCCAGCGCGGCGACGGCGCCCCACACGACGAGCAGCGTGTGCCGCCGGACGGCGTGCAGCCAGGCGTCGCCCGCCTCACGGCTCCGGTCGGCGACGGCGCGCGCGGACTGGGTGAGTTCGTCGGACACCCACTGCCGGGACGCGCCCGGCGAGTGCGCGAGCGCGGCGGGCAGTCCCTGCCCGGCGGCGAACTCCTCCCGTTTCGCGAGGAAGGCCGCGACAGCCCGCCGATGTCCCGCCAGGGCCCCGTACGGGCAGTCCCCGCAGGTACAGCCCCCGCCGTGCGTGCTCTTCCCCGCCACTTGCACCGCCACGCCGAATACCGCCTTCCCCGCCCCGCACCCCTGGACCCCGCGTGGATCTTGTCGGGTGAACTTCCTTGCCGTGAAAGGGAATTGTGCCGTATCGGGAGGGGTGTCAGATGCCGGGGAGGGGCTGCGCGGGGCTACAGATTGTCAACCTCGGCGAGATCGATGTCGATGTCGAACGGGACGGAGAGCTTCAGACGCTCATGGTGGATGCCGACGAGGGCATACGACTTCGTCACCGTGGACAACTCGTACACCTGGACGACCGGGTGCTGGTCCGCGCCCGCCATCTCGACCAGCCAGAAGTGCGGGATGCCCGCCCCGGCGTATTTGTGCGGTTTGGTGTCACGGTCGCGTGCCTCGGAGTCCGGCGAGACGACCTCGACGGCGAGCGAGACATCGGCCACGTCGAAGCGGGTCTGCTCGCGGCTGGTCACCGCTTCGGCCCGGACGACGCAGAGGTCCGGCTCGGGGCCGTTGCTCTCGTCGAGCTGGACGGTCATCTCGCGGACAACCTTCACCTCCGACGGCGCAGTGCGACGCAGTCCGGCCATCAGCATGTCGATCACGATGCTGTGGAAATAGCGCTGCGGACTCACGAAAACCAGACTCCCGTCGATCAACTCTGTGTGCGGCGGGAGGCCGGGCAGCGTCAGCAGGTCGTCCACGGTGTAACCGTCCTGCGGCGGCACCGGCCACGGAGTGGTGGGCAGCGGCTCAGCGGTCATGGTTCCTCCCATGGACGACATTCTGGTCCGTACAACAAGCCTACCCAGGGCATATGCCAATGCCGCCACCCAAACGAATGAGCGACGGCATCGGCGTTGACCTGGAAATATCGGGAGACCCCTCAAAAAGAGGTCACTCCCACTCGATCGTCCCCGGCGGCTTGCTCGTCACGTCGAGGACCACGCGGTTCACGTCCGCCACCTCGTTGGTGATGCGGGTGGAGATCCGCGCCAGCACGTCGTACGGCATCCGCGTCCAGTCCGCCGTCATCGCGTCCTCCGACGACACCGGGCGCAGCACGATCGGGTGGCCGTACGTGCGGCCGTCGCCCTGCACGCCCACCGAGCGCACGTCGGCGAGCAGGACCACCGGGCACTGCCAGATGTCGCGGTCGAGTCCGGCCGCCGTCAGTTCCTCGCGGGCGATGGCGTCGGCCTCGCGCAGCAGGTCCAGGCGCTCGCGGGTGATCTCGCCGACGATACGGATACCGAGGCCGGGTCCCGGGAAGGGCTGGCGCTGGACGATCTCCTCCGGCAGGCCCAGTTCCTGGCCGACCATCCGGACCTCGTCCTTGAACAGCTGGCGCAGCGGCTCGATCAGGGAGAACTCCAGGTCCTCGGGGAGCCCGCCGACGTTGTGGTGCGACTTGATGTTGGCGGTGCCGGTGCCGCCGCCGGACTCGACCACGTCCGGGTAGAGCGTGCCCTGGACGAGGAACTCGACCGGCTCGCCGGGCTCCGCCTCGGCGACGATCTCCGCCTGCGCCTGCTCGAAGACCCGGATGAACTCGCGGCCGATGATCTTCCGCTTCTGCTCCGGGTCGGAGACCCCGGCCAGCGCGGCCAGGAAGCGTTCCTGCGCGTCGACGACCTTCAGCTGGACACCGGTGGCCGCGACGAAGTCCTTCTCGACCTGCTCGGTCTCGCCCTTGCGCATCAGCCCGTGGTCGACGTACACGCAGGTCAGCTGCGAACCGATCGCCTTCTGTACGAGGGCGGCGGCGACGGCGGAGTCCACGCCCCCGGACAGGCCGCAGATCGCGCGGCTGGAGCCGACCCGCTCGCGGATGAGGGCGACCTGTTCCTCGATGACGTTGCCGGTGGTCCAGGTCGGCTCGATGCCGGCGCCCCGGTAGAGGAAGTGCTCCAGGACCTGCTGGCCGTGCGTGGAGTGCATGACCTCGGGGTGGTGCTGGACGCCGTAGAGCTTCTTCTCGTCGTTCTCGAAGGCGGCGACCGGCACGACGTCGGTGGAGGCGGTGACGGTGAAGCCCTCGGGGGCGGCGGAGCATGCGTCGCCGTGGGACATCCAGACCTGCTGCTCGTCCGGGGTGCCCTCGAAGAGGGTGGAGCCGGACTTGGAGACGTGCAGTTCGGTACGGCCGTACTCGCGCGAGCCCGTGTTGTCGACCGTCCCGCCGAGGGTGGTGGCCATCAGCTGGAAGCCGTAGCACATGCCGAAGACCGGGACCCCGGCCTCGAAGAGCGCCCGGTCGACGGTCGGGGCGCCCTCGGCGTACACGGAGGAGGGGCCGCCGGAAAGGATGATCGCCTTGGGGTTCTTGGCCAGCATCTCGGCCACCGGCATCGTCGAGGGGACGATCTCGCTGTAGACCCGGGCCTCGCGGACACGGCGGGCGATGAGCTGGGCGTACTGCGCGCCGAAGTCGACGACGAGGACGGCGTCGGGGGTGGCGGGGGGCACTGCTGGCACGGGCGCGGCCTTCCGGCGGTGAAGGGGTTCGGTTCGGCCGATTCTAACGGGGGCCGTAGGCGGCTTTTCGTCTCAGCATCCGAACCCCGCGAGGGGCTCCCGGGCCCCTCCGGCATACTGGCCGGCATGCGCGAGCACTCGACCGTCTTCTTTACCTATGGCACCGGCCCGACCGGCTGCCATGGTCGTGCCGCTTGAGCTGACAAGCGACTTCCCAGGCGCCCCGGGCCGACAAGGCCCGGGGCGTTCCGCGTTGTCCGGGCCGGCAGTTCACCGCCCGGGGTCTCCCCTTCGTACAGAGGAGCCCTCCATGACCACCACCGACCACGCTGCCACCGATCACGCCCACGCTGCCGCCGATCGCACCGCCCCCGCCGACCGCACCGGCGCCCGCACCGGCGAGGCCGCCACGGTGATCGACGGCGCGCGCGAGCGCATCGACGCGCTGGACGACCGGATCATCGGCCTCGTCCAGGAACGGATGGCTGTCTCGGCGGTCGTCCAGGAGGCCCGCATCAGGTCGGGCGGACGCCGGCTCAATCTCTCCCGCGAGAACCAGATCCTCGGCCGCTTCAGGGACGCGCTCGGCACACCGGGTACCTCGCTCGCCATGACGCTGCTGGAGCTCTCGCGCGGCCGGATCTGAGCGGTGGGGCCGCGCGTGGGCGGACGGCTCCGGCCGTACGGACATGGATTCGGGCGCGTCCTCACCCGTACGGCGCGTGACCCGGCCCGACAGGCTTCGTTGGTCCCGGTGTCCGTGTCAGCCAGGGGCGGGCCCGAACAAACCACGCGTGGCTTCGCTGGGGCGTGTGACGTACCGCGCAGGTGCGTCGTGGGACCTCGCTCCAGTTCGAGTGACCGGTCGGCAGGGGACAGCATGCCCGGTCACCCCGAGAGCGGTCGGCACCGGGGACGCCCGGCGCCGACCGCATACGGAGGACGAGTCCCCGTCCGCGTCCGCAGTCCCCCGACCGCCGCCCCGACCGCCCCGTCGATGCTTCCCCGCTCACCACTCCACCGTCCCGAACGCGCGGCGCTCCCCCCGGCGCCGCGATCCGGCACCGGCGCGCCGCCCTGACGCCCCGGTGCCGATGCCAAGGGCCCCGCAGGCGCCCGTCCGGTTCGCTTCGGACCGGGCCCGCGGGGCCCTTGCCGTGTCTGGCCCCCGTCGGCCGGTCGGCGCCCCCGTACGGCGCGATGTGACGCGCGACACATAAAGATTCCGTGAGGAAAAGGGCAACCATCCGCCCGGATCGCGGGTCCTGCATGGGGAACAACGATCTCCGCCACCCGCCGTCGGGAGTTCCACCGGGCAGCCGGGGTTCACCGGACGGCCGCGTTCGCGGAGCAGGACAGCACGACCGCACGACCGGAGGCGCTGCACTCGGAGGGGGGTGCAGCGCCTCCCTGCTGCCCGCACGCGGAGCGGCGGCCCGCTCCTCCTACGGAAGGCGCCC
Above is a window of Streptomyces sp. NBC_01498 DNA encoding:
- a CDS encoding Uma2 family endonuclease is translated as MTAEPLPTTPWPVPPQDGYTVDDLLTLPGLPPHTELIDGSLVFVSPQRYFHSIVIDMLMAGLRRTAPSEVKVVREMTVQLDESNGPEPDLCVVRAEAVTSREQTRFDVADVSLAVEVVSPDSEARDRDTKPHKYAGAGIPHFWLVEMAGADQHPVVQVYELSTVTKSYALVGIHHERLKLSVPFDIDIDLAEVDNL
- the guaA gene encoding glutamine-hydrolyzing GMP synthase — encoded protein: MPAVPPATPDAVLVVDFGAQYAQLIARRVREARVYSEIVPSTMPVAEMLAKNPKAIILSGGPSSVYAEGAPTVDRALFEAGVPVFGMCYGFQLMATTLGGTVDNTGSREYGRTELHVSKSGSTLFEGTPDEQQVWMSHGDACSAAPEGFTVTASTDVVPVAAFENDEKKLYGVQHHPEVMHSTHGQQVLEHFLYRGAGIEPTWTTGNVIEEQVALIRERVGSSRAICGLSGGVDSAVAAALVQKAIGSQLTCVYVDHGLMRKGETEQVEKDFVAATGVQLKVVDAQERFLAALAGVSDPEQKRKIIGREFIRVFEQAQAEIVAEAEPGEPVEFLVQGTLYPDVVESGGGTGTANIKSHHNVGGLPEDLEFSLIEPLRQLFKDEVRMVGQELGLPEEIVQRQPFPGPGLGIRIVGEITRERLDLLREADAIAREELTAAGLDRDIWQCPVVLLADVRSVGVQGDGRTYGHPIVLRPVSSEDAMTADWTRMPYDVLARISTRITNEVADVNRVVLDVTSKPPGTIEWE
- a CDS encoding chorismate mutase; its protein translation is MTTTDHAATDHAHAAADRTAPADRTGARTGEAATVIDGARERIDALDDRIIGLVQERMAVSAVVQEARIRSGGRRLNLSRENQILGRFRDALGTPGTSLAMTLLELSRGRI